A stretch of the Streptomyces sp. WMMB303 genome encodes the following:
- a CDS encoding DUF2617 family protein, whose protein sequence is MLTTLKTAYTDTRAHDLAWDLGRAPLPALACMDVELDGTHVQLRLLGASHQVLLGDDFGGCCETVACLPGSSTPLPLGVSKRFTGWEYEFAARVERLSPSSFSGRAQELLALVADHPHGFAGTFPGAPSAFTALLVQRHEGQIRWRTWHSYPQEGSLVSTRTRVATRARRGTGGAPGPEGASVIPLRRGPAMA, encoded by the coding sequence ATGCTCACCACTTTGAAGACCGCCTACACCGACACCCGCGCGCACGACCTCGCCTGGGACCTGGGTCGTGCGCCGCTGCCGGCACTCGCCTGCATGGATGTCGAACTGGACGGCACCCATGTGCAGTTGCGGCTGCTGGGTGCCTCGCACCAGGTCCTGCTCGGCGATGACTTCGGCGGGTGCTGCGAGACCGTCGCCTGCCTGCCGGGCAGCAGTACCCCGCTCCCGCTGGGCGTCTCCAAACGCTTCACCGGGTGGGAGTACGAGTTCGCGGCGCGCGTCGAGCGGTTGTCGCCCAGCTCGTTCTCCGGGCGCGCGCAGGAGCTGCTCGCGCTGGTCGCGGACCACCCCCACGGCTTCGCGGGGACGTTCCCCGGGGCGCCGAGCGCCTTCACCGCGCTGCTCGTCCAGCGGCACGAGGGGCAGATCCGCTGGCGTACCTGGCATTCCTATCCGCAGGAAGGGTCGTTGGTCTCGACCCGGACCCGGGTGGCCACCCGGGCGCGGAGAGGGACGGGCGGAGCCCCGGGGCCGGAGGGCGCTTCCGTGATCCCGCTCCGCCGCGGCCCGGCCATGGCCTGA
- a CDS encoding pyridoxal phosphate-dependent aminotransferase translates to MTAGHAAAPGAPGTADAARTESGEGRPLLNRRLAGFGTTIFAEMSALAVRTGAINLGQGFPDTDGPEEVREAAVRALRDGRGNQYPPGPGIPELRTAVAEHQQRFHGLRYDPDTEVLVTAGATEAIAASLLALVEPGDEVIALEPYYDSYAASIAMAGGTRVPVTLRPRDGAYHLDLDELRDAVTDRTRLLLLNTPHNPTGTVLRRDELAAVAELCVERDLLAVTDEVYEHLVFDGAHHPLAGFPGMRERTVTISSSGKTFSFTGWKVGWITGTPALVTAVRAAKQYLTFVSAGPFQYAVAEALALPDSYYTDLREGLRRRRDLLADGLAEAGFAVHRPQGTYFITTDIRPLGATDGVAFCLALPERVGVVAVPTQVFYDHAAEGAPYVRFAFCKREDVLEEAARRLRGVAGTG, encoded by the coding sequence ATGACTGCTGGCCACGCCGCCGCCCCCGGAGCGCCGGGGACCGCGGACGCCGCCCGGACGGAGTCCGGCGAGGGGCGCCCGCTGCTCAACCGCCGCCTCGCCGGGTTCGGCACCACGATCTTCGCCGAGATGTCCGCGCTCGCCGTCCGGACCGGCGCGATCAACCTGGGCCAGGGTTTCCCCGACACGGACGGCCCCGAGGAGGTCCGGGAGGCCGCGGTCCGCGCGCTGCGGGACGGCCGGGGCAACCAGTATCCGCCGGGTCCCGGCATCCCCGAACTGCGCACGGCCGTGGCCGAACACCAGCAGCGCTTCCACGGCCTGCGCTACGACCCCGACACCGAGGTCCTCGTCACCGCGGGCGCCACCGAGGCCATCGCCGCCTCGCTGCTGGCGCTGGTCGAACCCGGGGACGAGGTCATCGCGCTGGAGCCGTACTACGACTCCTACGCGGCCTCCATCGCGATGGCGGGCGGCACCCGGGTACCCGTCACCCTGCGCCCCCGGGACGGCGCCTACCACCTCGACCTGGACGAGCTGCGGGACGCCGTCACCGACCGCACCCGGCTCCTCCTCCTCAACACCCCGCACAACCCGACCGGCACCGTGCTGCGCCGCGACGAACTGGCCGCCGTCGCCGAGCTGTGCGTGGAGCGCGACCTGCTCGCCGTCACCGACGAGGTCTACGAGCACCTGGTGTTCGACGGCGCACATCATCCGCTGGCCGGCTTCCCCGGGATGCGGGAGCGCACGGTCACCATCTCCTCCAGCGGGAAGACGTTCTCCTTCACGGGCTGGAAGGTCGGCTGGATCACCGGCACCCCCGCGCTGGTGACCGCCGTACGCGCGGCGAAGCAGTATCTGACCTTCGTGTCGGCGGGGCCCTTCCAGTACGCCGTCGCGGAGGCCCTGGCGCTGCCCGACAGCTACTACACCGATCTGCGCGAGGGCCTGCGCCGCCGACGGGACCTGCTGGCCGACGGGCTGGCGGAAGCGGGCTTCGCGGTGCACCGCCCGCAGGGCACCTACTTCATCACCACAGACATCCGCCCGCTCGGCGCCACCGACGGGGTCGCCTTCTGCCTCGCCCTCCCCGAGCGCGTCGGCGTCGTCGCCGTCCCCACCCAGGTCTTCTACGACCACGCCGCTGAGGGCGCTCCCTACGTCCGCTTCGCGTTCTGCAAGCGGGAGGACGTGCTGGAGGAGGCGGCGCGGCGGCTGCGGGGTGTGGCGGGCACCGGCTGA
- a CDS encoding aldose 1-epimerase, translating into MTDLPTSAEATSVVLSAQGTEVSVEPGRGCRLASLRVGGTELLRQGPQYGSFVMAPWCGRTAQGRFRNGGEMFQLPLNSGVHALHGTVRDAVWRQTPGGTDTKASFTYDLTDPWPWEGRVTQVVELAEDGGSLTLKLAVETFDVSFPAQAGWHPWFLRNLGRGGEDVRLDFSPEWQEERGADHIPTGARIAPQPGPWDDCFGMPGGVDATLTWPSELSLRITSRAEYLVVYDEPAEAVCVEPQSGPPNGLNSHPRQVTPLDPLELTTTWSWQRL; encoded by the coding sequence ATGACTGATCTGCCCACCTCCGCAGAAGCCACGTCCGTTGTGCTCAGCGCCCAGGGGACCGAGGTGTCGGTCGAACCCGGGCGCGGGTGCCGGCTCGCCTCCCTCCGGGTGGGCGGCACCGAACTCCTTCGCCAGGGGCCGCAGTACGGCTCCTTCGTGATGGCGCCCTGGTGCGGCCGCACCGCGCAGGGACGGTTCCGCAACGGCGGCGAGATGTTTCAACTCCCGCTGAACAGCGGAGTGCACGCCCTCCACGGCACCGTTCGCGACGCGGTCTGGCGCCAGACGCCCGGCGGCACCGACACCAAGGCGTCCTTCACCTACGACCTGACCGACCCGTGGCCCTGGGAGGGCCGGGTGACCCAGGTCGTCGAGCTCGCCGAGGACGGCGGCTCGCTCACCCTCAAGCTCGCCGTCGAGACCTTCGACGTCTCCTTCCCGGCGCAGGCCGGATGGCACCCCTGGTTCCTGCGCAATCTCGGCCGGGGCGGCGAAGACGTCCGGCTCGACTTCTCGCCGGAGTGGCAGGAGGAGCGGGGTGCGGACCACATCCCGACCGGTGCGCGGATCGCGCCGCAGCCGGGTCCTTGGGACGACTGCTTCGGGATGCCGGGCGGTGTCGACGCCACGCTGACCTGGCCGTCGGAGCTGTCCTTGCGGATCACCTCGCGCGCCGAGTACCTGGTGGTCTACGACGAGCCGGCGGAGGCCGTCTGCGTGGAGCCGCAGAGCGGCCCGCCCAACGGGCTCAACTCCCACCCGCGCCAGGTGACCCCGCTGGATCCGCTGGAGCTGACGACCACCTGGAGCTGGCAGCGGCTGTAG
- the pyrE gene encoding orotate phosphoribosyltransferase: protein MNDDVRAALLRQIKDKAVVHGRVTLSSGAEADFYVDLRRVTLDGESAPLAGQVMLDVTEHLDFDAVGGLTLGADPVATAMLHAAAARGRHLDAFVVRKAGKAHGLQRRIEGPDVAGRRVLIVEDTSTTGNSPLTAVEAARQAGAEVVAVATIVERGAAGAMERAGVPYVHAFDLSDLELA from the coding sequence ATGAACGACGACGTGCGCGCCGCGCTGCTGCGGCAGATCAAGGACAAGGCCGTGGTGCACGGCCGCGTCACTCTCTCCTCGGGTGCGGAGGCCGACTTCTACGTCGACCTCCGCCGGGTCACCCTGGACGGGGAGTCGGCGCCCCTCGCGGGCCAGGTGATGCTGGATGTGACGGAGCACCTGGACTTCGACGCGGTGGGCGGCCTCACGCTGGGGGCCGACCCGGTCGCGACGGCGATGCTGCATGCCGCGGCCGCCCGCGGCCGGCACCTCGACGCGTTCGTCGTCCGCAAGGCGGGCAAGGCGCACGGCCTCCAGCGCCGGATCGAGGGCCCGGACGTGGCGGGGCGCCGGGTGCTGATCGTCGAGGACACCTCGACGACGGGGAACTCACCGCTGACCGCCGTCGAGGCGGCCCGGCAGGCGGGGGCCGAGGTGGTCGCGGTGGCGACCATCGTGGAGCGCGGCGCTGCCGGGGCGATGGAGCGGGCCGGCGTGCCGTACGTCCATGCGTTCGATTTGTCCGACCTCGAACTGGCCTGA
- the kynU gene encoding kynureninase — MSDRGSAEAADAPVAARAAARGPAAEALAAEAQALDAADPLAALRERFVLDPATVYLDGNSLGALPRAVEERLADVVSREWGRLRIRSWAESGWWTMPERVGELVAPLVGAGPGQVVVSDSTSVNLLKALVGAVRIAREQDPHRGELLVDAATFPTDGYIAESAARLTGCTVRAVPPEEVHAALGPRTAAVLLNHVDYRTGELRALPALTSAAHAAGALAVWDLCHSAGALPVELDAHGVDFAVGCTYKFLNGGPGSPAFLYVRSALQERFDSPLPGWNSHADPFAMAPDYTPASGAVRGRVGTPDILSMAALETSLGVWDGVGIQDVRAKSLALTDFFLRCVAAHADGGALGVRSLTPAEHARRGSQIALLCDPPEQAEPVMKELIARGVVGDFRRPGVLRFGFTPLYTSFRDAERAARVLGEVIGGAR; from the coding sequence ATGTCTGACCGCGGATCAGCCGAAGCCGCGGACGCACCCGTCGCCGCGCGCGCGGCGGCCCGGGGCCCGGCCGCCGAGGCACTCGCCGCGGAAGCACAGGCCCTGGACGCCGCCGACCCGCTCGCCGCGCTGCGGGAGCGGTTCGTGCTCGACCCGGCCACCGTCTACCTCGACGGGAACTCCCTGGGCGCGCTGCCCAGGGCCGTCGAGGAACGGCTCGCCGACGTCGTCTCCCGCGAGTGGGGCCGGCTGCGGATCCGCTCGTGGGCGGAGTCCGGCTGGTGGACGATGCCGGAGCGGGTCGGCGAGCTGGTGGCCCCGCTCGTCGGCGCCGGGCCGGGGCAGGTCGTCGTCTCCGACTCGACGAGCGTGAACCTCCTCAAGGCGCTGGTCGGCGCGGTCCGGATCGCCCGCGAGCAGGACCCGCACCGCGGTGAGCTGCTGGTGGACGCGGCGACCTTCCCCACCGACGGCTACATCGCCGAGTCCGCGGCCCGGCTCACCGGCTGCACGGTGCGCGCCGTACCGCCCGAAGAGGTGCACGCGGCGCTGGGCCCGCGCACCGCCGCCGTGCTGCTCAACCACGTCGACTACCGCACCGGAGAGCTCCGCGCGCTTCCCGCGCTCACGTCGGCCGCGCACGCGGCGGGCGCCCTGGCGGTCTGGGACCTGTGCCACAGCGCCGGTGCGCTGCCCGTGGAGCTGGACGCGCACGGCGTGGACTTCGCGGTGGGGTGCACCTACAAGTTCCTCAACGGCGGCCCGGGTTCGCCCGCCTTCCTCTATGTGCGCAGCGCCCTGCAGGAGCGGTTCGACTCCCCGCTGCCCGGCTGGAACTCGCACGCCGACCCGTTCGCCATGGCGCCGGACTACACGCCCGCGAGCGGTGCGGTACGCGGCCGGGTGGGCACCCCCGACATCCTCTCGATGGCCGCGCTGGAGACCTCGCTCGGCGTCTGGGACGGGGTCGGGATCCAGGATGTGCGGGCCAAGTCGCTGGCGCTCACGGACTTCTTCCTGCGCTGCGTCGCCGCCCACGCGGACGGCGGCGCGCTCGGTGTCCGGTCCCTGACACCGGCCGAACACGCCCGGCGCGGCAGCCAGATCGCGCTGCTGTGCGATCCGCCGGAGCAGGCGGAACCGGTGATGAAGGAGCTGATCGCGCGCGGCGTCGTCGGGGACTTCCGCCGCCCCGGTGTCCTGCGCTTCGGATTCACCCCGCTCTACACTTCGTTCCGGGACGCCGAGCGCGCTGCCCGCGTCCTGGGCGAAGTGATCGGGGGAGCACGATGA
- the fbaA gene encoding class II fructose-bisphosphate aldolase, translating to MPIATPEIYNEMLDRAKEGTFAYPAINVTSTQTLHAALRGFAEAESDGIVQISTGGAEFLGGQYSKDMVSGAVALAEFAHIVAKKYPVNIALHTDHCPKDKLDGYVRPLLAVSRERVQRGENPLFQSHMWDGSAETLKDNLAIGQELLAEAAAAKIILEVEITPTGGEEDGVTHEINDELYTTVEDAVRTAEALGLGDKGRYLLAASFGNVHGVYKPGNVVLRPELLKDLQQGVSEKFDKPAGSKPFDFVFHGGSGSTEEEIATALQNGVVKMNLDTDTQYAFTRPVAAHMFSNYDGVLKVDGEVGNKKVYDPRSWGKAAEKGMAERVLTACGNLRSTGTRLK from the coding sequence ATGCCCATCGCAACCCCCGAGATCTACAACGAGATGCTCGACAGGGCGAAGGAGGGCACGTTCGCCTACCCCGCCATCAACGTCACCTCGACGCAGACGCTGCACGCCGCGCTCCGCGGCTTCGCCGAGGCGGAGAGCGACGGCATCGTTCAGATCTCCACGGGCGGGGCCGAGTTCCTGGGCGGGCAGTACAGCAAGGACATGGTCAGCGGCGCGGTGGCGCTCGCCGAGTTCGCGCACATCGTCGCCAAGAAGTACCCGGTGAACATCGCCCTGCACACCGACCACTGCCCCAAGGACAAGCTCGACGGCTACGTCCGCCCGCTGCTGGCGGTCTCCCGCGAGCGGGTGCAGCGGGGCGAGAACCCCCTCTTCCAGTCCCACATGTGGGACGGGTCCGCCGAGACCCTCAAGGACAACCTGGCGATCGGCCAGGAACTGCTCGCCGAGGCGGCCGCCGCCAAGATCATCCTTGAGGTCGAGATCACCCCGACCGGCGGCGAGGAGGACGGCGTCACCCACGAGATCAACGACGAGCTGTACACCACGGTCGAGGACGCCGTCCGCACCGCCGAGGCCCTCGGCCTCGGCGACAAGGGCCGCTACCTGCTCGCCGCCTCCTTCGGCAACGTGCACGGCGTCTACAAGCCGGGCAACGTGGTGCTCCGCCCCGAACTGCTCAAGGACCTCCAGCAGGGTGTCTCCGAGAAGTTCGACAAGCCCGCGGGCAGCAAGCCGTTCGACTTCGTCTTCCACGGCGGCTCCGGCTCCACCGAGGAGGAGATCGCCACCGCGCTGCAGAACGGCGTCGTGAAGATGAACCTCGACACCGACACCCAGTACGCCTTCACCCGGCCGGTCGCCGCGCACATGTTCAGCAACTACGACGGTGTGCTGAAGGTCGACGGCGAGGTCGGCAACAAGAAGGTCTACGACCCGCGGAGCTGGGGCAAGGCCGCCGAGAAGGGGATGGCCGAGCGCGTCCTGACCGCCTGCGGCAACCTGCGCTCCACCGGCACCCGGCTGAAGTAA
- a CDS encoding YbjN domain-containing protein, producing MSIDPSSIPNFGGQPEEPEESGPTGPIIPDQDLVKQLLDQMELKYVVDDEGDLAAPWEEFRTYFMFRGEAEQQVFSVRTFYDRPHTIEDKPKLLEAIDDWNRRTLWPKVYSHTHDDGSVRLIGEAQMLVGTGVSLEHFVSSTVSWVRASIEFDKWLVEQFGLEKDIDSSEGEGGDA from the coding sequence GTGAGCATCGACCCGTCCTCGATCCCGAACTTCGGGGGCCAGCCCGAGGAGCCGGAGGAGTCCGGTCCCACCGGACCGATCATCCCCGACCAGGATCTCGTCAAGCAGCTCCTGGACCAGATGGAGCTGAAGTACGTCGTCGACGACGAGGGAGACCTCGCGGCGCCGTGGGAGGAGTTCCGCACCTACTTCATGTTCCGGGGTGAGGCGGAGCAGCAGGTCTTCTCGGTGCGTACGTTCTACGACCGGCCGCACACCATCGAGGACAAGCCCAAGCTGTTGGAGGCCATCGACGACTGGAACCGTCGCACCCTGTGGCCCAAGGTCTACAGCCACACCCACGACGACGGCAGCGTCCGGCTGATCGGTGAGGCGCAGATGCTGGTGGGCACGGGCGTCTCGCTGGAGCACTTCGTCTCGTCCACGGTCAGCTGGGTGCGCGCCAGCATCGAGTTCGACAAGTGGCTGGTGGAGCAGTTCGGCCTGGAGAAGGACATCGACTCCTCCGAGGGCGAGGGCGGCGACGCGTAG
- a CDS encoding tryptophan 2,3-dioxygenase family protein, whose protein sequence is MSHDPDAPVLDFAGTTPYEDYVRADVLTHLQEPLSDDPGELAFLVTTQVMELWFTVIVHEWQTAAAALRRDDTEGALAALKRSTHELRSLNASWEPLAHLTPAQFNAYRAALGDGSGFQSAMYRRMEFLLGEKSASMLVPHRGAPRVYAELEKALQEPGLYDEALRFLARHGAEVPEAVLRRDVAARYEPDPGVEAVWVRVYAGDPGSAAHRLGEALTEVAELVWRWRNDHLVATRRAMGAKVGTGGSSGVAWLEKRAAKQVFPELWTARSHV, encoded by the coding sequence ATGTCACACGACCCCGATGCCCCGGTACTGGATTTCGCGGGCACCACACCGTATGAGGACTACGTCCGCGCGGACGTCCTCACCCACCTCCAGGAACCGCTCTCCGACGACCCCGGGGAGCTGGCGTTCCTCGTCACCACCCAGGTGATGGAGCTGTGGTTCACCGTCATCGTGCACGAGTGGCAGACGGCCGCCGCGGCGCTGCGGCGGGACGACACCGAGGGCGCGCTGGCAGCCCTGAAGCGCTCCACCCACGAGCTGCGGTCGCTCAACGCGTCCTGGGAGCCGCTGGCGCATCTCACCCCCGCCCAGTTCAACGCCTACCGGGCGGCGCTGGGGGACGGGTCCGGTTTCCAGTCCGCGATGTACCGGCGGATGGAGTTCCTGCTGGGCGAGAAGTCGGCCTCCATGCTGGTGCCGCACCGAGGGGCGCCGCGGGTGTACGCCGAGTTGGAGAAGGCGCTCCAGGAGCCGGGCCTCTACGACGAGGCGCTGCGTTTCCTGGCCCGGCACGGCGCGGAGGTCCCCGAGGCGGTGCTGCGCCGGGACGTCGCCGCCCGGTACGAGCCCGACCCGGGCGTCGAGGCGGTCTGGGTACGCGTCTACGCGGGTGACCCGGGCTCCGCGGCGCACCGGCTGGGCGAGGCGCTGACCGAGGTCGCCGAGCTGGTGTGGCGCTGGCGCAACGACCACCTCGTGGCCACCCGCCGGGCGATGGGAGCCAAGGTCGGCACCGGTGGCTCGTCCGGGGTCGCCTGGCTGGAGAAGCGGGCGGCCAAGCAGGTGTTCCCCGAGCTGTGGACGGCACGCAGCCATGTCTGA
- a CDS encoding DUF3151 domain-containing protein produces the protein MAIHENLLGGPPPTHLPDDPGPRELLAAGTAPSEVAAQYPTSSLAWAQLADDAFEAGRVVESYAYARTGYHRGLDALRRNGWKGHGPVPFEHEPNRGFLRALHALARAAEAIGEQDEYERCSSFLKESSPTAASTLG, from the coding sequence ATGGCCATTCACGAGAACCTGCTCGGGGGTCCGCCCCCGACCCACCTCCCCGACGACCCCGGGCCGCGCGAGCTGCTCGCCGCCGGGACGGCGCCCTCCGAGGTCGCCGCGCAGTACCCCACCTCGTCGCTGGCGTGGGCGCAGCTCGCCGACGACGCGTTCGAGGCGGGCCGCGTCGTGGAGTCGTACGCCTACGCGCGCACCGGTTACCACCGCGGGCTGGACGCGCTGCGCCGGAACGGCTGGAAGGGGCACGGGCCCGTGCCGTTCGAGCACGAGCCGAACCGCGGCTTCCTGCGTGCGCTGCACGCGCTCGCGCGTGCGGCCGAGGCGATCGGGGAGCAGGATGAGTACGAGCGCTGCTCCTCCTTCCTGAAGGAGAGCTCGCCCACCGCTGCCTCGACCCTGGGCTGA
- a CDS encoding polyamine aminopropyltransferase: MIDRPPPSVESPRLPVPAGFGRGLVLASVFVCAACGLVYELELVAVASSLVGDSVTQASVVLSVMVFAMGVGSLLAKRLRCHAAAGFGYVEALLALVGGGSAMGMYASFAWLGGARVALVVISFTIGVLIGAEMPLLMTLIQRIRAQDPGGALADLFAADYVGALVGGLTFPFLLLPLAGELAGALLTGVVNALAGGLVVQWLFRHDLTGPVRRRLLAANGCVLLVLLAGTAFTGPFEHAARRAVFGEDVRVAVRTDRQELVLTGGATRGQWSAAGELRLFRDGALVLRGRRARAEYRALVRPAMSGGPRARVLVVGGGDGVALREVLRYPEVREVTVVEGDPGVVRLARRDPGLRALNGGALEDRRVRVVRADAFHWLRDRVGSGAAPFDVVISALAAPRVAGPELYSQEFYGLAERVLAEEGRLAVRAGAPAERARVFWTVHATLRAAELSPCPYPDAADDAGFLLARHARPAPQDCELPGGRTASLPRGDPQARPSTLMHPRYPG; this comes from the coding sequence ATGATCGACCGTCCACCGCCCTCCGTGGAGAGCCCCCGGCTGCCCGTCCCCGCGGGGTTCGGGCGCGGCCTGGTCCTCGCCTCGGTGTTCGTGTGTGCGGCCTGCGGTCTCGTCTACGAACTCGAACTGGTCGCCGTGGCCTCCTCGCTGGTCGGGGACTCGGTCACCCAGGCGTCCGTCGTCCTGTCCGTCATGGTCTTCGCGATGGGCGTCGGCTCGCTGCTGGCCAAGCGGTTGCGCTGCCACGCCGCCGCGGGCTTCGGCTATGTCGAGGCGCTGCTCGCGCTGGTCGGCGGCGGCTCGGCCATGGGGATGTACGCCTCCTTCGCCTGGCTGGGCGGAGCCCGGGTGGCGCTGGTCGTCATCTCCTTCACCATCGGGGTGCTGATCGGCGCGGAGATGCCGCTGCTGATGACCCTGATCCAGCGGATCCGCGCGCAGGATCCGGGCGGTGCCCTCGCCGACCTGTTCGCCGCCGACTATGTGGGGGCGCTGGTCGGCGGGCTGACCTTTCCGTTCCTGCTGCTGCCGCTGGCCGGGGAGTTGGCCGGCGCGCTGCTCACCGGGGTGGTGAACGCGCTGGCCGGAGGGCTGGTCGTGCAGTGGCTCTTCCGCCACGATCTGACGGGCCCGGTGCGCCGTCGACTGCTGGCGGCCAACGGGTGCGTACTCCTCGTACTGCTGGCGGGGACGGCGTTCACCGGACCGTTCGAACACGCCGCGCGGCGTGCGGTGTTCGGCGAGGACGTCCGGGTGGCCGTGCGCACCGACCGGCAGGAGCTCGTCCTGACCGGTGGCGCGACCCGCGGCCAGTGGTCGGCGGCGGGCGAGCTGCGGCTGTTCCGGGACGGTGCGCTGGTGCTGCGGGGTCGCCGCGCCCGCGCCGAGTACCGGGCCCTGGTCCGGCCCGCGATGTCCGGCGGCCCGCGCGCCCGGGTGCTGGTCGTCGGCGGCGGCGACGGGGTCGCGCTGCGCGAGGTGCTGCGCTATCCGGAGGTGCGCGAGGTCACGGTGGTGGAGGGCGACCCCGGTGTCGTACGGCTCGCCCGGCGGGATCCGGGACTGCGCGCTCTCAACGGAGGAGCCCTGGAGGACCGGCGGGTCCGGGTCGTGCGGGCCGACGCCTTCCACTGGCTGCGGGACCGGGTGGGCTCCGGGGCCGCCCCGTTCGACGTGGTGATCTCCGCGCTGGCCGCCCCGCGCGTCGCCGGTCCCGAGCTGTACTCGCAGGAGTTCTACGGTCTCGCCGAGCGGGTGCTCGCCGAGGAGGGGCGCCTCGCCGTGCGGGCGGGCGCACCCGCCGAGCGGGCCCGCGTCTTCTGGACCGTGCACGCCACTCTGCGGGCCGCCGAGCTGAGCCCCTGCCCCTACCCGGACGCCGCCGACGACGCCGGGTTCCTGCTGGCCCGGCACGCCCGGCCCGCGCCGCAGGACTGCGAACTGCCCGGGGGCCGGACCGCCTCGCTGCCGAGGGGCGATCCGCAGGCCCGCCCCTCCACGCTGATGCACCCGCGCTATCCCGGCTGA